The Candidatus Eremiobacterota bacterium genomic interval GTGGCCGGCGGTGCCGGGGGCGAGCGGATAGCCCTGCCAGTGGACTTGGTCGATGAAGTTCGGATCGGCCCAGCCGACGGCAGCGGCGAGCTGGTTGGCGAAGATCGCGAAGAGCGCCATCAGCGCGATCACGACGGCACCGATCAGCGCGATCTTGTGGCGGCGGAAGCGGCGCCAGACGGTGTTGCGCGAGATCGCAACCTCGTCGGCGGCGGCGAGATCGGACGGTGTGATCGGAAGCGTTGCTGCCATCGGTGTTCGTCCTTCTCTAGGTGTACTTCACGCGCGGGTCGAGCCACGCGTAACAGACGTCGGCGATGAGGTTGAACAAGACGACCAGGAACGACGAGAGCATCATGTAGCCCATCAGCAGCGCGAAGTCGAACTGGCCGAGCGCGTTGTAGAACAGCCGCCCCATGCCCGGCCAGGCGAAGATCGTCTCGGTGACGACCGCGCCGCCAACCAGGCCGGGAAGCGAGAGCGCAACGACGGTGACCAGCGGGATCAGCGCGTTCTTCAGCCCGTGCTTGAGGATGACGGCGGTCCGCGAGACACCTTTGGCCTGGGCCGTGCGCATGTAGTCGGTGCGAATCACCTCCAGCATCGAGCTGCGCATGAAACGCGACCACTGCGCGATGAACAGGAGCGACAGAACGACCGTGGGCAAGATCAAATGTTGTATTCGGTCGCCGAAGTCGAAGGTGTCGGAGGTCGAGAGCCCGGCCGAGGGCAGCGAGAACTTGTATCCGAACGCGGTGATGCCGACCACCGAAAACGCGAGCTGCATCATCAGCCCGAACCAGAACACCGGCATCGACTGCCCGAAGAAGGCGAGCGTGGTGACCGTGTAGTCGAGCCAGGAGTACTGCTTGACGGCGCTGATGATCCCGGCCGTCACCCCGATCGCGATCGAGAAGACGAACGCGCAGCCCATCAGGGTGACCGTCGCCGGCAGCCGGTCGAGGATCGCCTGGATGACGGGTTCCGAGTTCGACATCGACCAGCCGAAGTCGCCCGACAGCACGCGCAACAGCCACCTGAAGTACTGGACGTACGGCGGCTGGTCCAGGCCGAGATTGTGCTTGAGCCGGATGATGTCTGCTTGGGTGATGTGGGGGTTCTGGAGGTACGGCGTCAGCGGACCGCCCGGCGCGGCCTGCAGGATCGAGAACAGGATCACCGAGACCAGCAAGAGGATCGGGATGTTCTGCAGCGTTCGGCGGACGACGTAAGTGA includes:
- a CDS encoding ABC transporter permease; protein product: MFTYVVRRTLQNIPILLLVSVILFSILQAAPGGPLTPYLQNPHITQADIIRLKHNLGLDQPPYVQYFRWLLRVLSGDFGWSMSNSEPVIQAILDRLPATVTLMGCAFVFSIAIGVTAGIISAVKQYSWLDYTVTTLAFFGQSMPVFWFGLMMQLAFSVVGITAFGYKFSLPSAGLSTSDTFDFGDRIQHLILPTVVLSLLFIAQWSRFMRSSMLEVIRTDYMRTAQAKGVSRTAVILKHGLKNALIPLVTVVALSLPGLVGGAVVTETIFAWPGMGRLFYNALGQFDFALLMGYMMLSSFLVVLFNLIADVCYAWLDPRVKYT